A single genomic interval of Carassius auratus strain Wakin chromosome 30, ASM336829v1, whole genome shotgun sequence harbors:
- the cxcl13 gene encoding C-X-C motif chemokine 2, whose protein sequence is MSMLSFVLLAATAVCCFTTIYALPMEGFGSNKCQCVTTTSNKISTRLFQRIEIVPPGAHCRKTEILITKKDNQTVCINPDAQWINNVISKVMRSRRAAKETAVPTAA, encoded by the exons ATGTCAATGCTCTCTTTCGTTCTGCTGGCAGCTACTGCAGTGTGCTGCTTCACAACCATCTATG CATTGCCAATGGAAGGCTTTGGTTCCAACAAGTGTCAGTGTGTGACCACCACCTCAAACAAAATCTCAACTCGGTTGTTCCAGAGGATTGAGATCGTGCCTCCGGGAGCACACTGTCGCAAAACCGAGATCTT GATTAccaaaaaggacaaccaaacagtTTGCATAAACCCTGACGCACAATGGATCAACAATGTTATCTCAAAAGTAATGAGGAG TAGAAGAGCAGCAAAGGAAACTGCTGTGCCCACTGCAGCATAA
- the cnot6l gene encoding CCR4-NOT transcription complex subunit 6-like isoform X2: MPKEKYDPPDPRRLYTIMSAEEAASGKKSHWTELEISGRVRSLSSSLWTLTHLTALHINNNNLSRLPPEIAKLPHLVYLNLSSNKLRSLPAELGNMVTLRELLLNNNCLRVLPYELGRLFQLQTLGLKGNPLSQDILNLYQEPDGTRKLLNYMLDNLAVHPEQLPQRPWITLRERDQMMPTAVFTVMCYNVLCDKYATRQLYGYCPSWALNWEYRKKGIMEEITNCDADIISLQEVETEQYYTFFLETLKERGYDGYFCPKSRAKLMSEQERKHVDGCAVFFKTDKFALVQKHTVEFNQVAMANSEGSEVMLNRVMTKDNIGVAVLLEVKKDLFASGLKQPSEKQLLLVANAHMHWDPEYSDVKLIQTMMFLSELKSIAERASGSINSASPTSDTSSIPIVLCADLNSLPDSGVVEYLSNGGVAENHKDFKELRYSDCITNFSCNSKNGKPDGSITHSFLLKSAYEGNLMPYTNYTYDFKGVIDYIFFSKTHMRVLGVLGPLETQWLKDNNITGCPHPHIPSDHFSLLAQLEYQPPLPPINGLHLPVHSTACESKTLTE, encoded by the exons ATGCCAAAGGAAAAATATGATCCTCCAGACCCACGCAGATTATATACCATCATGTCAGCCGAGGAAGCAGCCAGTGGGAAGAAGTCACACTGGACCGAGTTGGAGATTTCTG GGCGGGTCAGAAGTCTAAGCAGCTCACTATGGACGCTGACCCATCTGACTGCTCtccacatcaacaacaacaacctgaGCCGGCTTCCTCCTGAAATCGCAAAGCTACCCCATCTCGTCTACCTaaacctgtcctccaacaaacTGCGCAGCCTGCCAGCAGAACTCGGCAACATGGTGACTCTCAG ggaattGCTTTTGAACAACAATTGTTTACGAGTTTTGCCTTATGAACTTGGTCGGTTGTTCCAGTTGCAAACCCTTGGACTCAAAG GTAATCCATTGTCCCAAGATATACTCAACCTGTATCAGGAGCCTGATGGAACAAGGAAATTGTTAAATTACATGCTTGACAATCTTGCAG TCCACCCAGAACAACTCCCCCAAAGACCTTGGATCACTTTGAGGGAGCGAGACCAAATGATGCCCACAG CTGTGTTCACAGTAATGTGCTACAACGTACTGTGCGACAAGTATGCAACAAGACAGTTGTATGGCTACTGTCCCTCATGGGCCCTTAACTGGGAGTACAGGAAGAAGGGCATCATGGAGGAGATCACTAACTGTGATGCTGACATCATTAGCCTGCAG GAGGTGGAAACAGAGCAGTACTACACTTTCTTTCTGGAAACACTGAAAGAGCGTGGATATGATGGCTATTTCTGTCCAAAGTCTCGTGCCAAACTCATGTCAGAACAGGAGCGGAAACATGTGGATGGCTGTGCTGTGTTCTTTAAGACCGACAA aTTTGCTCTGGTGCAGAAACACACAGTGGAGTTCAATCAGGTTGCCATGGCAAACTCAGAGGGTTCAGAGGTTATGCTAAACAGAGTCATGACCAAAGATAACATCGGAGTAGCTGTCCTGTTGGAAGTGAAGAAAGACTTGTTTGCTAGTG GTTTAAAGCAGCCTTCAGAGAAACAGCTCCTGCTGGTAGCTAATGCCCACATGCACTGGGATCCGGAGTACTCCGATGTGAAGCTCATCCAGACAATGATGTTCCTGTCTGAGCTAAAGAGCATCGCTGAGAGGGCATCGGGATCCATCAACTCTGCATCACCCACGTCAGACACCAGCTCCATCCCGATCGTCCTGTGCGCTGACCTCAACTCACTCCCAGACTCTG GTGTGGTGGAGTACCTGAGTAATGGTGGAGTTGCAGAAAATCACAAAGACTTTAAGGAACTGCGTTACAGCGATTGTATAACCAACTTCAGTTGCAACAGTAAAAATGGCAAGCCTGATGGCAGCATCACGCACAGTTTCCTGCTGAAGAGTGCCTATGAGGGGAATCTCATGCCCTACACCAACTACACTTATGACTTCAAG GGTGTGATTGACTACATTTTCTTCTCTAAGACACACATGCGTGTTCTGGGCGTTCTGGGTCCACTGGAGACTCAGTGGCTGAAGGACAACAACATTACGGGCTGCCCCCACCCACACATCCCTTCTGACCACTTTTCCCTCCTGGCTCAGCTGGAGTACCAACCGCCCTTACCCCCCATCAACGGGTTGCATCTGCCTGTCCACAG TACTGCCTGTGAAAGCAAGACGCTTACAGAGTGA
- the cnot6l gene encoding CCR4-NOT transcription complex subunit 6-like isoform X1, which translates to MPKEKYDPPDPRRLYTIMSAEEAASGKKSHWTELEISGRVRSLSSSLWTLTHLTALHINNNNLSRLPPEIAKLPHLVYLNLSSNKLRSLPAELGNMVTLRELLLNNNCLRVLPYELGRLFQLQTLGLKGNPLSQDILNLYQEPDGTRKLLNYMLDNLAVHPEQLPQRPWITLRERDQMMPTAVFTVMCYNVLCDKYATRQLYGYCPSWALNWEYRKKGIMEEITNCDADIISLQEVETEQYYTFFLETLKERGYDGYFCPKSRAKLMSEQERKHVDGCAVFFKTDKFALVQKHTVEFNQVAMANSEGSEVMLNRVMTKDNIGVAVLLEVKKDLFASGLKQPSEKQLLLVANAHMHWDPEYSDVKLIQTMMFLSELKSIAERASGSINSASPTSDTSSIPIVLCADLNSLPDSGVVEYLSNGGVAENHKDFKELRYSDCITNFSCNSKNGKPDGSITHSFLLKSAYEGNLMPYTNYTYDFKGVIDYIFFSKTHMRVLGVLGPLETQWLKDNNITGCPHPHIPSDHFSLLAQLEYQPPLPPINGLHLPVHSSTACESKTLTE; encoded by the exons ATGCCAAAGGAAAAATATGATCCTCCAGACCCACGCAGATTATATACCATCATGTCAGCCGAGGAAGCAGCCAGTGGGAAGAAGTCACACTGGACCGAGTTGGAGATTTCTG GGCGGGTCAGAAGTCTAAGCAGCTCACTATGGACGCTGACCCATCTGACTGCTCtccacatcaacaacaacaacctgaGCCGGCTTCCTCCTGAAATCGCAAAGCTACCCCATCTCGTCTACCTaaacctgtcctccaacaaacTGCGCAGCCTGCCAGCAGAACTCGGCAACATGGTGACTCTCAG ggaattGCTTTTGAACAACAATTGTTTACGAGTTTTGCCTTATGAACTTGGTCGGTTGTTCCAGTTGCAAACCCTTGGACTCAAAG GTAATCCATTGTCCCAAGATATACTCAACCTGTATCAGGAGCCTGATGGAACAAGGAAATTGTTAAATTACATGCTTGACAATCTTGCAG TCCACCCAGAACAACTCCCCCAAAGACCTTGGATCACTTTGAGGGAGCGAGACCAAATGATGCCCACAG CTGTGTTCACAGTAATGTGCTACAACGTACTGTGCGACAAGTATGCAACAAGACAGTTGTATGGCTACTGTCCCTCATGGGCCCTTAACTGGGAGTACAGGAAGAAGGGCATCATGGAGGAGATCACTAACTGTGATGCTGACATCATTAGCCTGCAG GAGGTGGAAACAGAGCAGTACTACACTTTCTTTCTGGAAACACTGAAAGAGCGTGGATATGATGGCTATTTCTGTCCAAAGTCTCGTGCCAAACTCATGTCAGAACAGGAGCGGAAACATGTGGATGGCTGTGCTGTGTTCTTTAAGACCGACAA aTTTGCTCTGGTGCAGAAACACACAGTGGAGTTCAATCAGGTTGCCATGGCAAACTCAGAGGGTTCAGAGGTTATGCTAAACAGAGTCATGACCAAAGATAACATCGGAGTAGCTGTCCTGTTGGAAGTGAAGAAAGACTTGTTTGCTAGTG GTTTAAAGCAGCCTTCAGAGAAACAGCTCCTGCTGGTAGCTAATGCCCACATGCACTGGGATCCGGAGTACTCCGATGTGAAGCTCATCCAGACAATGATGTTCCTGTCTGAGCTAAAGAGCATCGCTGAGAGGGCATCGGGATCCATCAACTCTGCATCACCCACGTCAGACACCAGCTCCATCCCGATCGTCCTGTGCGCTGACCTCAACTCACTCCCAGACTCTG GTGTGGTGGAGTACCTGAGTAATGGTGGAGTTGCAGAAAATCACAAAGACTTTAAGGAACTGCGTTACAGCGATTGTATAACCAACTTCAGTTGCAACAGTAAAAATGGCAAGCCTGATGGCAGCATCACGCACAGTTTCCTGCTGAAGAGTGCCTATGAGGGGAATCTCATGCCCTACACCAACTACACTTATGACTTCAAG GGTGTGATTGACTACATTTTCTTCTCTAAGACACACATGCGTGTTCTGGGCGTTCTGGGTCCACTGGAGACTCAGTGGCTGAAGGACAACAACATTACGGGCTGCCCCCACCCACACATCCCTTCTGACCACTTTTCCCTCCTGGCTCAGCTGGAGTACCAACCGCCCTTACCCCCCATCAACGGGTTGCATCTGCCTGTCCACAG CAGTACTGCCTGTGAAAGCAAGACGCTTACAGAGTGA
- the cnot6l gene encoding CCR4-NOT transcription complex subunit 6-like isoform X3, whose translation MPKEKYDPPDPRRLYTIMSAEEAASGKKSHWTELEISGRVRSLSSSLWTLTHLTALHINNNNLSRLPPEIAKLPHLVYLNLSSNKLRSLPAELGNMVTLRELLLNNNCLRVLPYELGRLFQLQTLGLKGNPLSQDILNLYQEPDGTRKLLNYMLDNLAVHPEQLPQRPWITLRERDQMMPTAVFTVMCYNVLCDKYATRQLYGYCPSWALNWEYRKKGIMEEITNCDADIISLQEVETEQYYTFFLETLKERGYDGYFCPKSRAKLMSEQERKHVDGCAVFFKTDKFALVQKHTVEFNQVAMANSEGSEVMLNRVMTKDNIGVAVLLEVKKDLFASGLKQPSEKQLLLVANAHMHWDPEYSDVKLIQTMMFLSELKSIAERASGSINSASPTSDTSSIPIVLCADLNSLPDSGVVEYLSNGGVAENHKDFKELRYSDCITNFSCNSKNGKPDGSITHSFLLKSAYEGNLMPYTNYTYDFKGVIDYIFFSKTHMRVLGVLGPLETQWLKDNNITGCPHPHIPSDHFSLLAQLEYQPPLPPINGLHLPVHR comes from the exons ATGCCAAAGGAAAAATATGATCCTCCAGACCCACGCAGATTATATACCATCATGTCAGCCGAGGAAGCAGCCAGTGGGAAGAAGTCACACTGGACCGAGTTGGAGATTTCTG GGCGGGTCAGAAGTCTAAGCAGCTCACTATGGACGCTGACCCATCTGACTGCTCtccacatcaacaacaacaacctgaGCCGGCTTCCTCCTGAAATCGCAAAGCTACCCCATCTCGTCTACCTaaacctgtcctccaacaaacTGCGCAGCCTGCCAGCAGAACTCGGCAACATGGTGACTCTCAG ggaattGCTTTTGAACAACAATTGTTTACGAGTTTTGCCTTATGAACTTGGTCGGTTGTTCCAGTTGCAAACCCTTGGACTCAAAG GTAATCCATTGTCCCAAGATATACTCAACCTGTATCAGGAGCCTGATGGAACAAGGAAATTGTTAAATTACATGCTTGACAATCTTGCAG TCCACCCAGAACAACTCCCCCAAAGACCTTGGATCACTTTGAGGGAGCGAGACCAAATGATGCCCACAG CTGTGTTCACAGTAATGTGCTACAACGTACTGTGCGACAAGTATGCAACAAGACAGTTGTATGGCTACTGTCCCTCATGGGCCCTTAACTGGGAGTACAGGAAGAAGGGCATCATGGAGGAGATCACTAACTGTGATGCTGACATCATTAGCCTGCAG GAGGTGGAAACAGAGCAGTACTACACTTTCTTTCTGGAAACACTGAAAGAGCGTGGATATGATGGCTATTTCTGTCCAAAGTCTCGTGCCAAACTCATGTCAGAACAGGAGCGGAAACATGTGGATGGCTGTGCTGTGTTCTTTAAGACCGACAA aTTTGCTCTGGTGCAGAAACACACAGTGGAGTTCAATCAGGTTGCCATGGCAAACTCAGAGGGTTCAGAGGTTATGCTAAACAGAGTCATGACCAAAGATAACATCGGAGTAGCTGTCCTGTTGGAAGTGAAGAAAGACTTGTTTGCTAGTG GTTTAAAGCAGCCTTCAGAGAAACAGCTCCTGCTGGTAGCTAATGCCCACATGCACTGGGATCCGGAGTACTCCGATGTGAAGCTCATCCAGACAATGATGTTCCTGTCTGAGCTAAAGAGCATCGCTGAGAGGGCATCGGGATCCATCAACTCTGCATCACCCACGTCAGACACCAGCTCCATCCCGATCGTCCTGTGCGCTGACCTCAACTCACTCCCAGACTCTG GTGTGGTGGAGTACCTGAGTAATGGTGGAGTTGCAGAAAATCACAAAGACTTTAAGGAACTGCGTTACAGCGATTGTATAACCAACTTCAGTTGCAACAGTAAAAATGGCAAGCCTGATGGCAGCATCACGCACAGTTTCCTGCTGAAGAGTGCCTATGAGGGGAATCTCATGCCCTACACCAACTACACTTATGACTTCAAG GGTGTGATTGACTACATTTTCTTCTCTAAGACACACATGCGTGTTCTGGGCGTTCTGGGTCCACTGGAGACTCAGTGGCTGAAGGACAACAACATTACGGGCTGCCCCCACCCACACATCCCTTCTGACCACTTTTCCCTCCTGGCTCAGCTGGAGTACCAACCGCCCTTACCCCCCATCAACGGGTTGCATCTGCCTGTCCACAGGTAG
- the LOC113049948 gene encoding 39S ribosomal protein L1, mitochondrial-like: MFVLFKAHTVSLADPLEVQLVTFFPRCQSLFFTCRAPSVSCSSLVAYRQQQPVRSYAAASTKQKEKKDETVQEKVVKERKKVDDTNRHKPFGLTAWAPVDDVYMVRYYPKPVYETSVAIEMLKNFQKLDFSPENQPVYINLRLDMKLEKKKKVDPFVSTIHLPHSFKSDINKIVVFTENPDQARIAMENGAAVAGGAELVEKILADEITADFYLAEPDIIQKLLPLKNKLRKKFPKSKRGSVGMNIPKMLALFKSGHEYMVEDIYVNTQVATLDMPKEYILENIHAIVKDVASHKPAEFGPLIERAIVCSRSSEGLHIKIEEFLPQEEKKA; the protein is encoded by the exons ATGTTTGTGTTAT TTAAAGCACACACCGTCTCCTTAGCCGATCCTCTGGAAGTACAGCTGGTGACG TTTTTCCCCAGATGTCAGAGTCTGTTCTTCACATGCAGAGCTCCTTCTGTCTCGTGCAGCTCTCTGGTTGCATACAGGCAGCAGCAGCCTGTCAGATCCTATGCTGCTGCCAGCACCAA gcagaaagagaagaaagacgAGACCGTTCAAGAGAAGGtggtgaaagagagaaaaaaggttGATGACACAAACAGACATAAACCCTTTGGACTCACAGCCTGGGCTCCAGTAGATGATGTGTACATGGTGAGGTACTATCCCAAACCTGTGTACGAGACATCCGTGGCCATTGAAATGCTGAAGAACTTCCAGAAGCTGGATTTCAGTCCTGAGAACCAGCCCGTGTACATTAACCTACGTCTAGACATGAAGCTGGAGAAAAAG aaaAAAGTGGATCCGTTTGTTAGCACAATTCATTTACCACATTCCTTCAAGTCGGATATCAACAAAATAGTGGTTTTCACTGAG AATCCCGATCAAGCCAGGATAGCGATGGAGAATGGAGCAGCAGTTGCAGGTGGAGCAGAACTGGTTGAGAAG ATTTTAGCTGATGAGATCACAGCAGATTTTTACTTGGCTGAGCCAGACATTATTCAAAAGCTGCTCCCATTGAAGAACAAGCTGAGGAAGAAGTTTCCCAAGAGCAAGAGAG GATCAGTTGGAATGAATATTCCCAAAATGCTTGCATTATTCAAGAGTGGCCATGAATACATGGTTGAGGACATCTATGTTAACACACAAGTTGCAACA ctgGACATGCCAAAGGAGTATATTCTGGAAAACATTCATGCCATTGTAAAAGATGTGGCAAGCCATAAGCCAGCAGAATTTG GTCCTCTTATTGAGCGAGCAATTGTCTGCAGCAGGTCAAGTGAGGGTTTGCACATTAAAATCGAAGAATTCTTACCACAGGAAGAGAAAAAGGCATGA